Proteins encoded in a region of the Vicia villosa cultivar HV-30 ecotype Madison, WI linkage group LG5, Vvil1.0, whole genome shotgun sequence genome:
- the LOC131601704 gene encoding secretory carrier-associated membrane protein 1-like isoform X3, which translates to MSRYDPNPFEEEETHVNPFADGTAKKGSGQSSYGGGAFYTTNPGSVPSATSRLSPLPPEPYDRGATIDIPLDSSKDVKAKEKELQAKEAELKRREQELKRREDAISRAGIVIEEKNWPPFFPIIHHDIGNEIPIHLQRMQYVAFTTWLGLVLCLLWNIVAVTTAWIKGEGPTIWFLAIIYFISGAPASYVMWYRPLYRAMRKNVSLLTSKATVIISIDTLQLKQFLYLDDMHFYTWMICRKNVSLLKQM; encoded by the exons ATGAGTCGCTACGATCCAAACCCTTTCGAAGAAGAAGAGACTCATGTCAATCCCTTTGCG GATGGGACAGCTAAAAAAGGATCTGGGCAATCAAGTTATGGTGGAGGGGCATTTTACACTACT AACCCTGGAAGTGTTCCTTCTGCGACCTCAAGGCTTTCACCCCTTCCTCCCGAGCCTTATGATCGTGGGGCAACTATTGACATCCCTCTTGATAGCTCAAAG GATGTCAAAGCAAAGGAGAAGGAACTTCAAGCTAAAGAGGCTGAACTGAAAAGAAGGGAACAG GAACTAAAAAGAAGAGAGGACGCCATATCACGAG CTGGTATTGTAATAGAGGAAAAAAATTGGCCACCTTTTTTTCCCATCATTCATCATGACATTGGAAATGAAATACCAATACATCTTCAGAGGATGCAGTATGTTGCATTTACAACATGGTTAG GTTTGGTTCTGTGTCTTTTGTGGAATATAGTGGCAGTTACCACTGCTTGGATCAAAGGAGAAG GTCCAACCATCTGGTTTCTTGCTATTATATACTTTATATCTGGTGCTCCAGCATCCTATGTAATGTGGTATCGCCCCCTTTATCGTGCTATGAG GAAGAATGTGAGCCTTCTAACTTCTAAGGCAACTGTAATTATAAGTATTGACACTTTACAATTAAAGCAGTTTCTATACCTGGATGATATGCATTTCTATACCTGGATGATATGCAGGAAGAATGTGAGCCTTCTAAAGCAAATGTAA